The Biomphalaria glabrata chromosome 6, xgBioGlab47.1, whole genome shotgun sequence genomic interval ACTGTCATTGGGAATGTACAGCATGGATGTGTCCTCAATCTTGTAAATAATGTGAGAGCCAATGACAGCCGCCTTCTTTCTCTTAGTGATCAATATCATGTAGTAGCCTTCTAGGAATCTGacaaaaccttttaaaaaaaaattaacaaaaagttatttcatcatcatcatatgtCCCTTGACatttgtcgtaggggtgctgtaaCAGTTTGTGTAACCAAATCTGTCCACTTTTCCCGGAAagcagctgttcttagaagGATATCTAGAGAGAGTCCATTCCATCTATtatgttgtccagccagcttttctttgtaggaccatttctttgtgctccctacACTGTGTCTTGAAGGGTGATTTTTGACAATTAGTCAAGCCTTTCAATATGatcaaaccagctcagctttcattTCTTCACAGCATTGAGGAGTTTCTccttttgccagccagagtgttgacttgtaaagtataaactcatttgttttcttttcctggtatctgatacccagcatttttctgtagccTTTACTTTCAAAGGCTTGGATTCTTTTTTCAGCCTCAGCATGCaatgtccaactttcacaaccatagcACAGAGATTAAAAACCAAGAAtacagttttagtttaacttagAAGCTGATGTTATTCTTCCAGAAATTTATCACAGTTTGCTcatgacacatacatatattagacataaatgaacagcagcaccagggaccaagtttttaagagagaaagtagtgaattaaaatgctacaaAAATAAGGGAATGTGCCGACCGAGGCTTGAACCTGAGACTTTGGATTTGACACCGCCTTGGgataacgcactaagcgaacttaacctTTAGACCATTTGTtgcagcacctagcttcaactctatgtttgcTCATGACAGCAGACATCAAGTTTAcacatgtttttatttcttttattgatcctCCATCTCTTCTTACATTTGACTTCTTCTTGTGTTGGGCGATTCAACTATATGCAACATCTTGTACTATTTCCACCATAAACTAGCATACAACTTTTTTCTGCACTGATATCAATGCCAACTGCTCTAGCTGCAGCATCCAGTTTTGAAGTACCTGGTCTAACTTTAACTTAATGAGGTCTATATCATCTGCAAACCTGAGATTGGAAATAGGgcgccctttttttttgtcaagctAGGAGAAAATCCTTTTAGAGTTTCCATCATAATATgttctaaaaatatgtttaaagagCTGGAGAGAGAATGCATCCTTGCTGAACTCTTACGGATGTCGTAAAACTTTCTCCAATTTGGTTGTTCAGAAGTACTGAGCAGTTTGCATTTTGGTATAGAGCTTTGAAAACattgatattgttttgttttttatctatGTTGAACTGCCTCATCATTTGCCACATGCCATTACGCCAAAGTCCTCAAAAAAGTTTGTAACGCTAtttactagtaaaaaaaaaaaaagtagctaatAAAGGTCAAAAGAATACATCAAATATCCCCTCAAGATCTAGAGATCAATGAAACAGATAAGGTAAAACTCATTTGTTTTTTCGACTTAAGTTAATTATAGTATCATGCAGCCATCACAATAACAAACTAGCTATACATGAAGAATGTTATTAAAGACCTATTaaggattcaaacttgaaaTCATTTGATTATCAAACTATAGCTATTATCTGTTTTGGAACTACACCATTTGATCACAAAAAGAAAAGCCTGCttaaacttttatttacttAATAAAATTAGAATAAATACAAGATTGTATAAGCTAGTTTAAGGAccacatcacaaatgaagattgGACCacacaatgacctgctaactattgtaaaaaaaaactttttggcCATATAAGGTCTTCGTGGCTTTCAATGACCTTCCTTTAAGGAACAGTAccatgaaaaaaagaagaagagggagACAGAGTAACGCAAACCTtcaaaaacatttgtaaaatgTATGTCAAGTTGAGGTATCATTGATTATTATGAAACCAATccttcgcaaaaaaaaaaaaaaaaaaaaaaaaaaaaaaaaaaatataatgtataaatataaatgccAACTATTACATACCTGCAAGGCCAAAAGCCGAAATATTTTTGGCTAGACCATTACTTCCTGAGCcttgcttttttgttttattcccaCCATCTATCATGGACAATACACTGCGTATCTCATTGCGATTGTATTCTacctaaattacaaataaagtacactattatACGTCTGAACTTGATATTTTTTccagtccaaaaaaaaatatttaaaaataaaaaattaatattttattactaaGGGAATAGTAATAAAGATTTAACACTTCTATATTAGAATATTAACAATATTATGGGTACTTGgttaaaatgataaaaataattgaaatgaaataagatACAGTTATAattcgtttttttaaaaagattttcataaaataaaaaaaataatttaataaaaaaaggtactagaaaaaagaaaaaaaattctgactTTCAACATTAGAATACTAttcaaaaattaagaaaataaatactAGCTCATTTATCACATAGAAAActtgtatataatatttatgTGGGCTAACAGCACAAGGATGGAAACAAGATTAGATGGACACAATGTTCTTTCttgtaagaaaataattaaagaaaatttagaCCTTGTCGTCATGGATGACCAGTTCTTTAGGTTCAGTCCGATCTATTTTGAGAACCCTGAAGCgagtttctgttttatttgatccaacaatgtaatatctctgcaaatatagaaaaaaaaaataataatatgaaaatTTACTTCTCAAATAAATTTTTACTAAGTGtacatgaaaatattttgtttgttcattttacatatttttgtCATTCCTTCAAAATTGAAGGAATAAACTTCTTTATTGCCCAAACCTTTCATAGGGTGGCGAATGGGTGAAGGGCTGAGTGTttcaaaccctggaccattGAGGTGACAGTCTGGAGCATATACCACGTGAGCAATAAGCTATGACTGGGGATAGGGTGTGTGAGTATAATGTAAAACCCAAGATTTCAGGTCCAAGTTTGATCAATAACATCTTTTATTCCAGGCTAAAGCCTTAAGTGTTTCCTGGTTACAAATAAAAGGCTTCAAggtaggtcattgtgctggtcgcATTTCAATCAAACAAACTTCAGGCTATAATTTAACTTtaccaaaaaaatcaaaagagaACATTCACCCTAATTCTAAATGGGGATAGAAGCAGTTAAGTTTTAACTTCAAAGCctgcataaaattaaaataaataataaagagtaatttatttattctgaACATTACATGAATCTGAACAATTCGCTGTCTTTGTGGTCATTACATcttaattttgatatttaatattaaactaattttaacTAGGGTAGGCATGTTAGGGCCTAGAGCACTGTTATGTATAATGTGCATTTCCATTTTCCAAttattctgacccaatttccttctatttttattatttagctgtctttttatgtaagaaaaaagaatttcaaatttgtaagccagtttttttttacccatgTTAAGTCTGATTGAAAATATGCTTCCAAGTTTTCAATTAGATTACAATCTGCGAAACATAGACCTAAGTGTCCTAAGTTAGCCTAATTCTAAGACTTAAGACTTAGATTTAGTTAGattagttagatctagttaCTTAGTTATTGGTTAGTTCACTTAGACTACCATCACCGTCGGTAGACCCTTAACCTGTTTCAGTttggaatacatttttttggtGTTCCCCTatatatagtagcttcttatattaggcacagctcatcgaattctcctttaagaaacatgtcactttttgtgtgtattaataatttgtttttatgtttggagctaaaaacaatgtttcgggacagtgcatgtccaattttagataagttcctgtatttttgttccgcttttccaaagcagatggcagttttttagattctctgtaaccaagtatgtaaagctattgttttaacctcccctggcaattcatacccatataagggatgaaggctatattattagcatgtttgatcgtaggctggtggatatatcaaaataagcttccaaatatctttagaaagacattccaatcacatttataccgttagctgttaaataaaattaaaaaagggggtgtccaaacaaataataatgaattcagctcattctcctataatgcacaaggcaaaatcgtaataagaaatattaatgggattaataaatctatgattttttcaatgaaatgaaaaaaatgacctagatcgagatatctagaatatataatttatgaatgaaagaaaaagtgcaggctgctaatttgaagccagagaccatgcccactgcaggtgatcacgccaagcgagcgctggtggtgaggagaggtatacactaagcatgtagtgtcacaacctatcatacaggcagtggagggaagggggagagagtcatgaaaagaattataagcatatatgggagggaggggatgttaaggtgtaacaaaacgaacatccaaaatataaaaagaagagggtccttggatgggaattaaaagaaagagacagagaatacatgtagcctagttgaaaatatcctgtttattaaattataataattaatttatagatctataatttatatagatttatttctgtctgtttctacacatagattatataggtaggcatatataaataaataaactataaaagatatatatatatataaatagagagagagccaatatactataaatacatattgcagaagtgaatctacttcttttaatgcaatctaaataatttttaattaacacagatataatttattagataaCATAGgacatagtggtgtttcttaacggtgctcgaTGAAGCCACTAAaactaaaggagaaagcacaaaaactgcgtttattataggagcatgaagtgacctgatttattttaaaataaaatcttgactatgagtggtaattcaaagaatCACAAatcacagctatttttatagtcctttagttgcagaataagaatctcaatctgctttcagttttttgtaagttaaacttaaaccgtcaccaaataaaaaaataaaataaaaatttgacctagttcccgaatacggtgtgccttatataagaatctactatatacaTAGACTATATGCATAGATTTCTATAATCATAATAATGTGTATAAAAAGTTAACAAACCGCTTTAGTTTCATACAGAACCAGCTTTTGGATCCATGTTATGAGTGGTACCTCCTCCATGTTTacataaatctagtctaaaagaCTTTTCTACCAAAGAGCTCACTAAGTCACATGATTTAACAGTGGTCCCGTGACTATCATGTGGAAAAGAGAAGGAACTAAAAATTGTCTAATACCTACACAACAAAAATGGCAGCCACCATAGCAAGTGGATTaacaattattatttcattCACGGTTCTTATAAATGTTATAGCTGCCGACAACTGCATAATAGGGAACTTTAATTTAACACTTCTAGAACAgtatgtgcttttttttttcaacaaggtCTATCATTTaggtttctagatctagactactagAGAGTTAGAGAATCACACATGACAGTCACAGTAAGAGAGTTGTCAGAGTCATCAGAGTGAGAGTCAGACACATACTGTGACATAGTCACACTATCACTATCATAATTATCATCCACTATGACTTGTGtgactagtctagtctagtgacAGTCTCTGACACTCACACTCAATTGACACTGACACTGTGATGTGACTGACAGAGAGTCAGAGTCAGAGTATCTAATGACTCAGtcagtctagagtctagtcagtctagagtctagagattaGCTAAACTAGAGTTGACTAGGTCTAGAGTTACTAAGTCTAAGAGTAGAGCCTAGGCTACAGGGACTttgacaaaaaattaaaaataaataaaatacattacaacagaaactatctagatctagtataatagtagatctataatctaattatGTAGACGTAGAGCTTGCTGAGACTAGTGAGAGGTTTACAGTCTCAGTGATACCAAATTtatctttctgttttatataCATAGTCATAGGAGCAAAGTTCTTCTGATTTATGTGTAGAAAAATGGACTATAGAAAATTTCCAAAAAACTGTGATTGAACAAATGAATTTTCGTCTTTATCTCATCATAACTTTATAACCATTATAATAGATAGAAGCTTGAAATTTGGAATACAGCTACCCCATtatatgatttttaatttttcatctCACATGCAGCTAACATTCATTCACAGCTAATCCAATTGTTTGTAAATTGACTTCAATCCTTTTTCTAGAATGCCTTTTGGTAGAAACTTCCTCAGCCTtataatatgtataaatataatgtaaaataacatCTTGATAGCATTCTCTCCACTAGGTTGAGCTAAGATTTAAAAGCCATTAAGCAATCCATAAATCATTTATACTTCATATTATCAACGAAAATTGCTAACGTCTGGCGCCACGTTGCTACATCATGGAGTGACTTCATTTAACATCATCAGGATGGGTCCAAACTTGCCTTAATAAGCtgatttccttttatattttgtgtacctaagtatagaaaaaaaaagatttctaacACTACTCTaatagatatattttatatatatattgattttaATACTATAGTCATAGATTGTTATGGTAGTTATAAATTTTCCACTtacccatttaaaaaaattgcctaATTTGGCATCATTTATAACTGATAACAGCATTTTGGGgtaagtttttttaattttggaggataaaatttcatttaaaattaatgaaataacaaactttaagcataaatctaggtctaaatacaataaataccaAGCTTgcttaaaaatgataataaatgcAAAATCATTCTTACCTATAAATAAACAGGACTTTCATTTGTTGACAATGTGGTATCATTCAAAATCAAAAGCTTAGGAATCCTCCTTTAAGATTAGCATGATTTCATGAAGGTTTTTAAAACATGAAGCAaatatgtaaaaacaacaatcaatcagCTAACACCTTGGGTTTGGAAGTCTAGCCATGCTGTTTCAAAActtatatagcagctagtctagcagtttataggacaGTAGAGTAAGGATGTCAACCCCTAGGCCATAGAATCTAGAATGCCCTAGGATCTagactagtaactagatctagtagtagtagtaagtagtagaGGCTTAGAGCCTCTCAGTAGAGGAGAATCACTTTTAATACTAATACTCTTATGAGTCTTACTCTTAACTCTTATGATGATTGACTTAAAACTTAATTTTACTTATAATTTTGAttatcatattatatatatatatatgattattcATTGACAATAAAGTCaccatcattattattatgttaattagatctagatctatgtcaattATGATtatgacttagatctattctCCTCTATGTCTATGATGACTTACCTAGAAAaataatctattctagatcatGATCTAAATCTTTagtatataaaattaatatagaatctatatagttatatatatagtctagatcttgatcttttAGAATCATCCTATATAAGTATACTCAGTATACTATACAATACGTGCATGGTAAAACTTCCCATAGAAGGCCCCTAGTTTTTCTGgtcaattatttggcagctgtctatcTTCACCTATGTAGTCTGTATAGTTAGCatttaatcataataataataatccttaTTATTCTTCAGGAAATAACTAAGACTTCCTATTTCAGATTTAGCCCATGGAAAACAGTTGACAGTTTAAATGGCACAATCTATGAGATTAACCTGTGCAGCAAACTGAAGAGCACCAACTGTCCAGATGGGACTGCTGTCTGTGCACAATCCAAAAATTCTACCATATCAGTTAGTTATGGAAACTATTCTTCAGCACCATCCAATGAAAAGACACCATTTGGTACAGATGGAGAACTCTTGCTTACATTTAAAGGACAACCTTGTGGTTCTGACAAATATTATTCCACAATTTTTTACTTCAAGTGTGGGAAAACCTTGGTGAGTTTAGTATATATGGATAACTACTTAGGGTAAAATATAATTCCAATATGTTCTGCATATTCCAGTTTTATTCTATGGGCATAATTATTTAGTGCAAAATATTAGTTCAGTACAACCTGCATATTTCAGTTTTATGACCTGTTTAACACCATTGTAGCCCTTTGTATGCTTAATGTACAAGGGTAAGTCAACAACTATTATCTGCAATGTTGTTAAACATTTGTGTTGTGGAGCATAATAGCATGTtaaaaggactttttttttctgatctcAAAAGAAGAATGTGTGTatgacagacaacacaaaattTCTTTCAACGTCAGCCTAACTATCAGCTTACTGGCAAAATAATACGAAGAATTGGAGGAGAATTCTTAAGTAGACGACAAAAGATATATTCAGAGTTGAAGCTTGAAATTCTCTTTTGAGATTCGCAACAAATGTCTGACTGACCTTTTTGTTCATTTTGCCTCCTTAGGACAGTGCATCTTATTTTCCAAAGCCTCCATCAAACtcttgattttatttttccagCTTGTTCTGTTTCTATGTTATAACAATATCAGTTGGCTGTCTGGTCATAAGGTATGCAATCTGAACCCTGCTAGCTGTCCTGCATgaggtttgagctaggatgtatttatctttaattctgaagaaacatccaaaacatgtcctACCCTCTGCCATCCTCCactgtcctgcaggaggttttggctacaatgtaattattttcatttctgaaggaacatccaaaacttaAAACATCAGATTGATAAGGTTTATGTATGCACAGGGCTCATAAATCTTGAAAGAATATctgtaaattataaattaaaacaaaaaagcaaattttttttactccattttattgaagttttaaGTTATCTTGATTTTACCACTGATCTATGAAAACTAATGGTAAGAACTAGAAATATTAtactttaactaaaaaaaaaaaaccagtctGGCATAACATCTATAATCATCTGTTACAATccataactaatttcttttgtatgtatatttttgtttcaatctaGGGCTATCCAAAGTACCAGGGAGAAAATGAGATCTGCACTGTACAATTTGAGTGGGAGTCCTATTTATTCTGTCAAAAACTTCCCACCCCTGATAAGGAAGTTCCTTGTGCTGTTGTTAAAGATGGAAGTCTTATTGACCTGACACCTTTGATCAAACTGACGGGAGGCTATTCAGTCGATTCAGAGAATGACCAAACCCAAATTTTGATAAATGTTTGCAGAGACATCACAATTGGTTGGTTCCCTagtatttttacataaaaaaaatacttatgcTGATTTACAAATTTCACTTGGTCTATTATCACAAATGGTGGCGCAGAGGCTGattagtaaagcgcttggcttctgagccAATGTGTCCCGGGctctaatcctggtgaagaatgggatttttagagtgcatctgagtccacccaagctctaatgggggaaagtaaaggtggttggtggttgtgctggctacatggtacctttgttaaccatgggccacaaaaacagatggtctttacatcacctgcttcatagattgcaaggctctgaaagggttactttaCTCTACTATTATCACAAACAGAACATTTTAACTGAattgatcactccatatgtcccacCCATAGAGCACTGTCCTCCATGGGTGTGTCTAGTTGTGTGATATTTCTCCCTCAAAATGTATGGTTTCCATGCTATTTCAGGacatggaccaaaggtttggaacttgGCTCCCCAATTATCTTAGACAAGATTCATgtcattcaagaagaacattaagacctatctgttcaaaactttgttTAGATTAGTTGGTCAATTTAAGTTTCATGTTTATTATGTCTGTTATGCTATCATGGCTCCTTGAATCTACATTATGTTTTTTAACAGGGTTATATACATTAAATTGTTAGTTTTAATACTAAGGCATAGTATTTGTGTTTGATGAGTAAGGAAAAtggaaaaaatgttgttttttttatgtggcaATACAAACCCACCtataacttattattttttttttttcatgtggtCTTTTAAAATATCTGTAATTTATGTGTTTAGATGCAACAGTAACTGACGATACTAAAGACTGTGTCAAAGGGTCATCAGCATGCAAAGTTGTAAATAAATCAGTGAGTGACAATGGGCGTCCAAAGACTGGACTACAAGCCACAAGTGAAGGAGTGAGACTTGTCTACACCTCCACCATCAGGCCTCCAAGTTGTATTATGGATCCATCTACTACTATTAATTTCTATTGCCCAAAACGAGGAGGTGTAAGTAACTTTCAGAATTTTCTGGGAATTAAAGTCAggtaaaataaacttaaagGATGCTTTAGAAACTGGTGGGAGGCAACTGTGCATAGGGTTTTCATTGAAATTCACTTGCTCGCCAATACACATTAAGATCAGGAACTCTTTAGAAATAAGGTTAGAAAAAAATTGGGAGGTTTGAAGCTCGAGGCGTGCAGTTCAGAGAGCCACTTCTTTACCTCTTAGCCATCACAACTCTTTATCTTGAGATTGCATAGTAATAGTTGGTGTTCTTTGATGCTTCTGTTACTTTCATTGCACTAAAATTTGTGAtggtttagcttttttttttattataagcttaaatttatttttattttatataatctgTTTACAAATTGGCcttattgaaaaataattataatgcaTTGCAAGTATCAGTAACAGCAATTGTGATGTGTTACACTGCATGAAATAGTGTGTATTTACATGAaatttaaagaccagcttaggtgccaTCTTGCCTTatctgacatagaagagagcacctgattgcatgtggcttcagaacaaaacagctggaggtcactcacaaaggcagCGGAATACAAAtgtgagacaaaaagaaaatctaaatcaaccaccggtggacaatggttatgcttgccctggatgtggcgaaatatgtatcttcggactcgaagataaCTAGCCTTATATATACATGAAATTTGTGGTCTGTGTATCTATATATGTGGTGTGGCTGTATCTTTGATAGCTTAATTGTAAGATAGTTGCTGTTGGTCTTTTAATAGTTTATTCCTGattgtctagaaaaaaaaaatttcacatagctgatatcaactcactctttctggcTGGTAAAAATTTATTCTTCCTTagccaatcttggatcaagctgaaattttgcaagaatcaattttaaaaaattcaccatttagttaattaactattagtaattaagtattttgtttgatattgaacaaggaaaagaaattgtactgacAAATGTGGTGATATAACTTGAATTAGTCACCTTTTAATGTCTTGTTTAGAGAAAGGTCATTGCTTAaaagttagaaaaaaacaataaaacgttttattttcataagcacttggcTAGCACAGTGGTTAGTTATTGGCTGGAGGAGGTTTGAGCCCTCGTGTTCAAGTTAATAACAATTTtgtactactttttttttattaaatgcatttaaaaaacaatcatgGTAATATTcacaagatacccccttctttctctcttcccccTCCCTCCTTGTCCAATTGatccagacaaatgataggatcatagcacattgaaattgcgctaaacaaaaacaattggtaaaactatctaattgcacagatttattattgttagtctagatctattacaaattaaataacaTCACTAATCCTAACTAATTAATACTAttgcacttaatataagctttgtatattacattttttttatttctttacttgTAAACTTTGCAAAGTATATAAGCTTATTTCATGTGATATGAATAGTATTTGATTGTAATTGAAAactcagttgt includes:
- the LOC129926753 gene encoding cation-independent mannose-6-phosphate receptor-like, with protein sequence MAATIASGLTIIISFTVLINVIAADNCIIGNFNLTLLEQFSPWKTVDSLNGTIYEINLCSKLKSTNCPDGTAVCAQSKNSTISVSYGNYSSAPSNEKTPFGTDGELLLTFKGQPCGSDKYYSTIFYFKCGKTLGYPKYQGENEICTVQFEWESYLFCQKLPTPDKEVPCAVVKDGSLIDLTPLIKLTGGYSVDSENDQTQILINVCRDITIDATVTDDTKDCVKGSSACKVVNKSVSDNGRPKTGLQATSEGVRLVYTSTIRPPSCIMDPSTTINFYCPKRGGVSNFQNFLGIKVR